The proteins below are encoded in one region of Maribacter aestuarii:
- a CDS encoding mechanosensitive ion channel family protein, translating to MNELLDFFENPVIVKATKLILWVLFIVLAIGFLRKLLKRKINDAAIRYKAQKGVEVFGYVLIGLLILISFTVQNFEDYTIIIGLFTAGITFTLQELILSIAGSFYIFFVRVYKPGDRIELNGIKGDVIDIDSIYTTMMEMGEWVSSDNYSGRIVKISNAFVFKGPIKNYSMDFPFVWDELNILFTYDSDLEAGKQIVLNSALELLSDYTKNSQTKWEDMVERYYIENATLEPTLAVSLTDNWIAVNLRYITDYKLRRATKHKLFQHIVNAVSETNGKVTLASTTLQLLKIPELEVNLKKQNV from the coding sequence ATGAATGAGCTTTTAGATTTTTTTGAAAACCCTGTCATTGTCAAAGCAACAAAACTAATACTTTGGGTGCTGTTCATTGTATTGGCCATAGGATTTCTCAGGAAGCTACTAAAACGAAAAATCAATGACGCTGCTATCCGATACAAGGCCCAAAAAGGGGTTGAAGTATTTGGATATGTACTAATTGGACTATTGATCCTTATATCGTTTACGGTACAAAACTTTGAGGACTACACTATAATAATAGGCCTGTTCACGGCTGGTATTACATTTACGCTACAAGAATTAATCTTAAGTATAGCAGGTTCTTTTTACATCTTTTTCGTTCGTGTCTACAAACCTGGAGATCGAATAGAACTAAATGGAATTAAAGGGGACGTCATTGACATAGATAGTATTTACACAACGATGATGGAAATGGGCGAATGGGTAAGCAGCGATAATTACTCTGGTAGAATCGTAAAAATCAGCAATGCCTTTGTTTTTAAAGGCCCTATAAAAAACTATTCCATGGATTTCCCTTTTGTTTGGGATGAGTTGAATATTCTATTTACATACGATTCCGATTTAGAAGCAGGAAAGCAAATCGTATTGAACAGTGCGTTGGAACTACTTTCTGATTACACCAAAAATTCCCAGACTAAATGGGAGGATATGGTAGAACGGTACTATATAGAAAACGCAACATTAGAGCCAACCTTGGCCGTGAGTCTTACCGATAATTGGATAGCAGTTAACCTAAGGTATATTACAGACTATAAATTGAGAAGAGCTACTAAACACAAATTGTTTCAGCACATTGTAAATGCTGTATCTGAAACAAACGGTAAAGTCACCTTGGCATCCACCACCTTACAATTACTGAAAATACCGGAGTTAGAAGTGAATCTAAAAAAACAAAATGTATAA